One genomic region from Indicator indicator isolate 239-I01 chromosome 7, UM_Iind_1.1, whole genome shotgun sequence encodes:
- the LOC128968337 gene encoding broad substrate specificity ATP-binding cassette transporter ABCG2-like, with protein MGTSPNDSDLKKLQAVELDLCNKDMMADTSDHSIISVGEEEGVGNFQRSLPTQESLRSPRGSVVSFHNIQYSIKQSSGFLCKRKTVEKKILHNVYGIMKPGLNAILGPTGSGKSSLLDVLAARKDPAGLSGEVLIDGIPQPPNFKCISGYVVQDDVVMGTMTVRENLHFSAALRLPSSISVQEKEERVTQIISELGLSKVADAKVGTELIRGVSGGERKRTNIGMELITEPPVLFLDEPTTGLDASTANAVLFLLKKLSRRGRTIIFSIHQPRYSIFKLFDSLTLLALGKVLYHGPAKQALEYFSSIGYECEPFNNPADFFLDIINGDSTAVAASKRDHRPADTGKELSSENGVADDNVDSSVVDVLHQKYLNSSLYQSTKEALGKVELGRGRKQAVSKQGHEITYANGFVTQLYWVSKRSLKNLIRNPQASVAQITVTIILALVVGAIFFGVKLDRSGIQNRVGSLFFVTTNQCFASVSAIELFIRDKKLFVHQYTSGYYRVSAYFLALMIGDLLPMRTAPAIIFSCITYWMIGYQAVAGRFFFFMLSLVLVSYTATAMSLAISAGMDVVAVANLLITICFVLMLIFSGLLVNLPSIMGWLNWLQYLSIPRYGLTALQVNEFRDLYFCGENLNVTASVEDAGNCPPSISGEICSGEAYLCSQGITPTSWAMWENIVALFCMTVIFLIIAYTKLRFMRKFT; from the exons ATGGGAACTTCCCCAAATGACAGTGACCTCAAAAAACTCCAAGCAGTGGAGCTTGACCTGTGTAACAAAGACATGATGGCAGACACATCTGATCACAGCATTATTTCtgttggagaagaagagggagtGGGCAATTTCCAACGTTCTCTTCCAACACAGGAGTCGCTCCGATCCCCTCGGGGCTCCGTTGTGAGTTTCCATAATATCCAGTACTCCATTAAGCAGTCCAGTGGATTCCTGTGTAAACGGAAAACCGTGGAAAAGAAGATCCTTCATAATGTTTA tgGCATTATGAAGCCAGGCTTGAATGCTATCCTGGGGCCAACAGGGAGCGGTAAATCTTC TCTCCTAGATGTGCTGGCTGCCAGAAAGGACCCAGCAGGCCTGTCTGGAGAAGTGCTTATAGATGGCATCCCACAACCTCCAAATTTCAAGTGCATCTCAGGATACGTTGTGCAG GATGATGTTGTCATGGGTACAATGACAGTGAGGGAGAATCTGCACTTCTCTGCTGCCCTGCGactccccagctccatcagtgtTCAAGAGAAGGAAGAGCGAGTCACCCAGATAATCAGTGAGCTGGGACTAAGCAAAGTGGCTGATGCTAAG GTAGGAACTGAATTGATCCGGGGAGTGTCTGGAGGAGAACGGAAGAGAACCAACATTGGGATGGAGCTCATCACAGAGCCACCAGTCCTTTTTCTGGATGAGCCAACAACTGGCCttgatgccagcacagccaatGCAGTCCTCTTCCTCTTGAAGAA gCTCTCAAGAAGAGGGCGAACCATTATATTTTCCATCCATCAGCCCCGCTACTCCATATTCAAGCTGTTTGACAGCCTGACGTTACTAGCTCTGGGAAAGGTGCTGTACCATGGTCCTGCAAAGCAAGCCCTGGAGTACTTCAGTTCTATTG gaTATGAATGTGAACCCTTCAACAACCCAGCTGACTTCTTCCTTGATATCATAAATGGTGATTCAACTGCTGTGGCAGCGAGCAAGAGAGATCACAGACCTGCAGACACAGGGAAAG AGCTGAGCAGTGAAAATGGAGTGGCAGATGATAACGTGGACAGCAGTGTGGTAGATGTGCTGCACCAGAAATATCTCAACTCCAGCCTGTATCAGAGCACAAAGGAAGCACTGGGGAAAGTGGAGCTTGGACGGGGAAGGAAGCAGGCAGTATCCAAGCAGGGGCATGAGATTACCTATGCAAATGGATTCGTCACTCAGCTGTACTGGGTGTCCAAGCGTTCCCTGAAGAACCTCATCAGGAACCCACAGGCCTCAGTTGCACAA ATTACAGTGACCATAATTCTAGCCTTGGTCGTCGGTGCTATCTTTTTTGGTGTAAAATTGGATCGAAGTGGCATTCAAAATCG GGTTGGATCCTTGTTTTTTGTCACCACAAACCAGTGTTTTGCCAGTGTCTCTGCAATTGAGCTGTTCATTAGAGACAAGAAACTGTTTGT CCATCAGTACACCAGTGGATATTACCGTGTGTCTGCCTACTTCCTGGCCTTGATGATAGGAGATCTGCTGCCCATGAGAACTGCTCCAGCCATCATATTCTCATGCATCACCTACTGGATGATTG GATACCAAGCTGTTGCAGGCCGGTTCTTCTTCTTCATGCTGAGCCTCGTACTGGTGTCCTACACTGCCACAGCCATGTCTCTGGCTATCAGTGCTGGGATGGATGTGGTGGCTGTGGCAAATCTGCTCATCACTATATGTTTTGTTCTGATGCTT ATCTTTTCAGGCCTCTTGGTAAACCTCCCTTCTATAATGGGCTGGCTGAACTGGCTCCAGTACTTAAGCATCCCCCGATACGGCCTTACT GCTCTTCAAGTGAATGAGTTCAGAGATCTCTACTTCTGTGGTGAGAATCTGAATGTTACAGCGTCTGTGGAAGATGCAGGCAATTGTCCACCCAGTATTTCAGGAGAAAT ATGTTCTGGTGAAGCATACCTGTGCAGCCAAGGAATTACACCTACCAGctgggcaatgtgggaaaacaTAGTGGCTCTCTTCTGCATGACTGTTATCTTCCTTATCATTGCCTATACAAAACTCAGGTTTATGAGAAAGTTCACATAG
- the BLOC1S2 gene encoding biogenesis of lysosome-related organelles complex 1 subunit 2 isoform X2 has translation MATAAEGLLEASAQPTKQDPAVETAEEAKEPPEADINELCKDMFSKMSTYLTGELTATSEDYKLLENMNKLTSLKYLEMKDIAINISRNLKDLNQKYAALQPYLEQINLIEEQVAALEQAAYKLDAYSKKLAKYKKLEKR, from the exons ATGGCGACCGCGGCGGAGGGACTCCTTGAGGCCAGCGCGCAGCCCACCAAAC AGGATCCTGCTGTTGAAACAGCGGAGGAAGCTAAGGAACCACCAGAGGCAGACATAAATGAACTGTGTAAAGACATGTTCAGCAAAATGTCCACATATTTAACAGGTGAACTGACAG CCACCAGTGAAGACTACAAACTTTTGGAAAACATGAATAAGCTGACTAGCTTGAAGTACCTAGAAATGAAAGATATTGCTATAAACATCAGTAGAAATCTGAAGGATTTAAATCAAAAAT atgctgctcttcagccttATCTGGAACAAATCAACCTTATTGAGGAACAGgttgcagctctggagcaggcagcttaTAAATTGGATGCATATTCCAAAAAACTTG cCAAGTACAAAAAACTGGAGAAACGATGA
- the BLOC1S2 gene encoding biogenesis of lysosome-related organelles complex 1 subunit 2 isoform X1, whose product MATAAEGLLEASAQPTKQDPAVETAEEAKEPPEADINELCKDMFSKMSTYLTGELTATSEDYKLLENMNKLTSLKYLEMKDIAINISRNLKDLNQKYAALQPYLEQINLIEEQVAALEQAAYKLDAYSKKLEAKYKKLEKR is encoded by the exons ATGGCGACCGCGGCGGAGGGACTCCTTGAGGCCAGCGCGCAGCCCACCAAAC AGGATCCTGCTGTTGAAACAGCGGAGGAAGCTAAGGAACCACCAGAGGCAGACATAAATGAACTGTGTAAAGACATGTTCAGCAAAATGTCCACATATTTAACAGGTGAACTGACAG CCACCAGTGAAGACTACAAACTTTTGGAAAACATGAATAAGCTGACTAGCTTGAAGTACCTAGAAATGAAAGATATTGCTATAAACATCAGTAGAAATCTGAAGGATTTAAATCAAAAAT atgctgctcttcagccttATCTGGAACAAATCAACCTTATTGAGGAACAGgttgcagctctggagcaggcagcttaTAAATTGGATGCATATTCCAAAAAACTTG aagcCAAGTACAAAAAACTGGAGAAACGATGA